Proteins encoded within one genomic window of Bradyrhizobium sp. AZCC 1719:
- a CDS encoding TRAP transporter small permease subunit, protein MSSDTGSTSVPGNQGSEFPRAFYTIIRVIDGFTDATGKLIALTMLFLVVTISYEVVMRYGFGAPTVWVYESSFMANGAAFMLGTGYALLKGAHVRTDIYWENYSERKKGVVDLISYLVFFYPAMITFMLISIDDTWHSYETGERSQESVWRAIMWPFRATIPLAALLLMIQGISEVLKCWYQVQFGREFEHKEKIEV, encoded by the coding sequence ATGTCATCGGACACCGGCAGCACTTCGGTCCCGGGCAATCAGGGCAGCGAATTCCCGCGCGCGTTCTACACGATCATTCGCGTGATCGACGGCTTTACGGATGCGACCGGCAAACTCATCGCCCTGACGATGCTGTTCCTCGTGGTGACGATCTCCTACGAGGTCGTGATGCGCTACGGGTTCGGGGCGCCGACCGTTTGGGTCTATGAATCAAGCTTCATGGCCAATGGCGCGGCCTTCATGCTCGGCACCGGCTATGCGCTGCTGAAAGGCGCGCACGTCCGCACCGACATCTATTGGGAGAACTACTCGGAGCGGAAAAAGGGCGTCGTCGACCTGATCTCCTACCTCGTGTTTTTCTATCCGGCCATGATCACCTTCATGCTGATCAGCATCGACGATACCTGGCACTCCTATGAGACCGGCGAACGATCGCAGGAAAGCGTGTGGCGCGCGATCATGTGGCCGTTCCGCGCCACGATTCCGCTGGCCGCCCTTCTTCTCATGATCCAGGGCATCTCCGAAGTACTGAAGTGCTGGTACCAGGTCCAGTTCGGTCGCGAGTTCGAACACAAGGAAAAAATCGAAGTATGA
- a CDS encoding DUF433 domain-containing protein has protein sequence MNHERIESNPKIMDGKPVIRGTRIPVELVLRKLGAGMAVEAILADHPRLTDADIRAAQAFAADYLADEDIVYG, from the coding sequence ATGAACCACGAGCGCATCGAATCGAACCCGAAGATCATGGACGGCAAGCCGGTTATTCGGGGCACGCGCATCCCGGTAGAACTGGTTTTACGCAAGCTCGGCGCCGGAATGGCTGTTGAGGCAATCCTTGCAGATCACCCACGGCTGACTGATGCAGATATCCGAGCGGCACAGGCGTTTGCGGCCGATTATCTTGCCGACGAAGACATCGTCTACGGCTGA
- a CDS encoding TRAP transporter large permease, with amino-acid sequence MTGLEILGLVMLLVMLGAIFIGLPISFTLLFLALSFGYVGMGERVFNLAYLQTIGLMKQDELVAVPMFILMGFVCDQAGLMERLFKAFRDLFAPINGALYVVVILTATLFGIAAGTVGATVALLGIMAGPMMIRAGYDVRMSAGAIAAGGTLGILIPPSVMLVVMAPVLDISIIDLYAAAFGPGFLLSAMFIAYTLIRCYFNPKLGPPVPVEDRPDSVRIVLWECLVGLVPVTVLTILTLGAILAGITTAAEAAAFGALGSILLVIAYGRFTWRGLLDACYATLATTSMVLLLAVASNVFGAVFSWLGTATWMTKALLASPLPPWGTMSLLLTLIFLLGWPFEWPAIVFIFLPMLAPVAKGLGYDMVWFGCIVAVVLQTAFLSPPVAMSAYYLKQVVKEWNLRLIYRGMADFMVLQVACVALVLIFPAIAMWFPQWLQARRLAARTAQIEHVAPPQNAAAALDGPRFAIRNF; translated from the coding sequence ATGACCGGACTAGAGATCCTCGGACTTGTCATGCTCCTGGTAATGCTGGGGGCGATCTTCATCGGCCTGCCGATCAGCTTCACGCTGCTGTTCCTGGCGCTGTCGTTCGGCTACGTCGGCATGGGCGAGCGCGTGTTCAATCTCGCCTACCTGCAGACCATAGGCCTGATGAAGCAGGACGAACTGGTCGCGGTGCCGATGTTCATCCTGATGGGGTTCGTCTGCGACCAGGCCGGACTGATGGAACGGCTGTTCAAGGCGTTCCGCGACCTGTTTGCGCCGATCAATGGCGCGCTCTACGTGGTCGTCATCCTCACGGCGACGCTGTTCGGGATCGCCGCGGGCACCGTCGGCGCAACCGTCGCGCTGCTCGGCATCATGGCGGGGCCGATGATGATTCGTGCAGGCTACGACGTGCGGATGTCGGCCGGCGCCATTGCCGCCGGCGGCACGCTCGGCATCTTGATCCCGCCGTCGGTGATGCTGGTTGTGATGGCGCCCGTACTCGACATCTCGATCATCGATCTCTATGCGGCGGCGTTCGGTCCGGGCTTCCTGCTGTCCGCGATGTTCATCGCCTATACCTTGATCCGTTGTTACTTCAATCCGAAGCTCGGCCCGCCGGTGCCGGTCGAGGACCGGCCCGATTCGGTGCGGATCGTGCTGTGGGAGTGCCTGGTCGGCCTGGTGCCGGTGACCGTCCTGACGATCCTGACCCTCGGCGCCATCCTCGCCGGTATCACGACCGCCGCGGAAGCAGCGGCGTTCGGCGCACTGGGGTCGATCCTCCTCGTCATTGCCTACGGCCGGTTCACATGGCGCGGGCTGCTGGATGCTTGCTATGCCACACTGGCAACGACCAGCATGGTGCTGTTGCTTGCCGTCGCCTCCAACGTATTCGGCGCCGTCTTCTCATGGCTCGGTACCGCGACCTGGATGACCAAGGCCTTGCTGGCCTCGCCGTTGCCGCCCTGGGGCACGATGTCTCTGCTCCTGACCCTGATATTCCTGCTTGGCTGGCCGTTCGAATGGCCCGCCATCGTCTTCATCTTCCTGCCGATGCTGGCGCCAGTGGCGAAGGGCCTCGGCTACGACATGGTCTGGTTTGGCTGCATCGTCGCGGTCGTGTTGCAGACGGCGTTCCTCTCTCCGCCCGTTGCCATGTCTGCCTACTATCTCAAGCAGGTCGTCAAGGAATGGAACCTGCGGCTGATCTACCGCGGCATGGCCGACTTCATGGTGCTGCAGGTCGCTTGCGTGGCCCTGGTGCTGATCTTCCCGGCGATCGCGATGTGGTTCCCGCAATGGCTGCAGGCGCGCAGGCTAGCAGCGCGCACCGCGCAGATCGAACACGTCGCGCCGCCGCAGAATGCGGCCGCAGCGCTCGATGGTCCGCGCTTTGCGATCCGGAATTTCTGA
- a CDS encoding protein adenylyltransferase SelO produces the protein MTIHFPFQNTYSALPANFFARVAPTPVAAPRLVKLNRALAVQLGLDPDMLESPEGAEILAGKRVPEGADPIAMAYAGHQFGQFVPQLGDGRAILLGEVIDKDGVRRDIQLKGSGPTPFSRRGDGRAALGPVLREYIVSEAMYALGIPTTRSLAAVTSGEGVMRETMLPGAVLTRVAASHVRVGTFQFFAARGDTDAVRALADHVIARHYPDVAKAERPYHALLEGVVARQADLIARWLLVGFIHGVMNTDNTSISGETIDYGPCAFMDEYNPAQVFSSIDEMGRYAYANQPRIALWNLTRLAECLLRLFSDDQDKAIEQAQMILGEFAEKFTAAYQAGLRKKIGLFTERDGDEALIQDLLDTMAKNTADFTLTFRRLSDAAGDGADDKVRDQFTDPAAYDEWAARWRQRLADEPQSAAECQAAMRAVNPAFIPRNHRVEAVIAAAVNNDYTPFEELLKVLSKPYEDQPDFAAYADPPLPDQRVLRTFCGT, from the coding sequence ATGACTATTCATTTCCCGTTCCAGAACACCTATTCGGCCCTGCCGGCGAACTTTTTCGCGCGCGTGGCGCCGACGCCGGTGGCCGCCCCCCGACTGGTCAAGCTGAACCGGGCCTTGGCCGTCCAGCTCGGGCTTGATCCCGACATGCTGGAGAGCCCGGAAGGCGCCGAAATCCTTGCCGGAAAGCGCGTGCCTGAGGGCGCCGATCCGATCGCCATGGCCTATGCCGGCCACCAGTTCGGCCAGTTCGTGCCCCAGCTCGGCGACGGCCGCGCCATCCTGCTCGGCGAGGTCATCGACAAGGACGGCGTCCGCCGCGACATCCAGCTCAAGGGCAGCGGGCCTACGCCATTTTCGCGCCGGGGTGACGGCCGCGCCGCGCTCGGGCCGGTCTTGCGCGAATACATCGTCAGCGAGGCGATGTATGCCCTCGGCATCCCCACCACCCGCTCGCTCGCCGCCGTGACGTCAGGTGAGGGTGTGATGCGCGAGACCATGCTGCCCGGCGCGGTTCTCACGCGTGTCGCCGCAAGCCATGTCCGCGTCGGCACCTTCCAGTTCTTCGCCGCGCGCGGCGATACCGACGCCGTGCGGGCGCTCGCCGACCACGTCATCGCGCGGCACTATCCCGATGTCGCGAAGGCCGAGCGTCCCTATCACGCGTTGCTCGAAGGCGTCGTCGCCCGGCAGGCCGATCTCATCGCGCGCTGGCTTCTGGTCGGCTTCATCCACGGCGTGATGAACACCGACAACACCTCGATCTCCGGCGAGACCATCGACTACGGCCCCTGCGCCTTCATGGACGAATACAACCCCGCGCAGGTGTTCTCGTCGATCGACGAGATGGGTCGCTACGCCTATGCCAACCAGCCGCGCATCGCGCTGTGGAATCTGACGCGGCTCGCCGAATGCCTGCTGCGGTTGTTTTCCGACGACCAGGACAAGGCGATCGAACAGGCGCAAATGATCTTGGGCGAGTTCGCCGAGAAATTCACGGCCGCCTATCAAGCCGGATTGCGCAAGAAGATCGGCCTGTTCACCGAACGCGACGGCGACGAAGCCTTGATCCAGGATCTGCTTGACACCATGGCGAAGAACACCGCCGACTTCACCCTCACCTTCCGCCGTCTTTCCGACGCCGCCGGCGATGGCGCCGACGACAAGGTCAGGGATCAGTTCACCGACCCCGCCGCGTACGACGAGTGGGCCGCGCGCTGGCGCCAGCGCCTCGCCGACGAGCCGCAATCCGCCGCCGAGTGCCAGGCCGCGATGCGCGCGGTCAATCCGGCCTTCATCCCGCGCAACCACCGCGTTGAAGCTGTGATCGCGGCGGCCGTGAACAACGACTACACACCGTTCGAAGAATTGCTGAAGGTGCTGTCGAAGCCGTACGAGGATCAGCCGGATTTCGCGGCCTATGCCGATCCGCCGCTGCCGGATCAGCGCGTGCTGCGGACGTTCTGCGGGACGTGA
- a CDS encoding dihydrofolate reductase has translation MLADARNVMPDELKFEGDKAFFTAALDRADLILHGRNSYEDQPNSPRRKRVILTRKVEAIAPDPSNPKATLWNPAGASFEAACRHAGVDTGTVAVIGGPSVFGMFMDRYDVFWLSQAPHVRLPGGEPCFPGVPARSPQEILAAHGLRAGEPQTLDAAHEVTVTPWRRGA, from the coding sequence ATGCTGGCGGATGCCCGCAACGTCATGCCGGACGAATTGAAGTTCGAGGGCGACAAGGCGTTTTTCACCGCCGCCCTCGACCGCGCCGACCTGATCCTGCACGGCCGCAATTCCTATGAGGATCAGCCGAATTCGCCGCGGCGCAAGCGGGTCATCCTGACGCGAAAGGTCGAAGCGATTGCTCCCGACCCGTCCAATCCGAAAGCTACGCTGTGGAATCCTGCGGGCGCTTCGTTCGAAGCCGCCTGCCGTCATGCAGGCGTGGATACCGGCACCGTCGCCGTGATCGGCGGCCCCAGCGTGTTCGGCATGTTCATGGACCGCTACGACGTGTTCTGGCTCTCGCAAGCGCCGCATGTCCGGCTACCTGGCGGCGAACCCTGCTTCCCCGGAGTCCCCGCCCGTTCGCCGCAGGAAATCCTCGCCGCGCACGGACTGCGCGCCGGTGAGCCGCAGACGCTTGATGCAGCGCATGAGGTGACCGTCACGCCGTGGCGACGCGGCGCGTAG
- the aspS gene encoding aspartate--tRNA ligase: MHRYRSHTCGALRESDIGQIARLSGWCHRIRDHGGVLFIDLRDHYGITQCVADPDSPAFKEVEKFRSEWVVRIDGKVRRRPEGTDNPELPTGKVEVYVSEIEVLGPAGELPLPVFGEQEYPEDIRLKYRFLDLRREKLHQNIMTRGAIVDSMRRRMKEQGFFEFQTPILTASSPEGARDFLVPSRIHPGKFYALPQAPQQYKQLLMMSGFDRYFQIAPCFRDEDPRADRLPGEFYQLDVEMSFVTQEDVFAAMEPVVTGVFEEFAKGKPVTKGWPRIPFAEALRKYGTDKPDLRNPIQMQDVSEHFRGSGFKVFARMLEDPKNQVWAIPGPTGGSRAFCDRMNSWAQGEGQPGLGYIMWREGGEGAGPLANNIGAERTAAIRDQLGLKEGDAAFFVAGDPEKFWKFSGLARTKVAEELNLIDKDKFELAWIVDFPMYEYNEEDKKVDFSHNPFSMPQGGLDALNGQDPLTIKAFQYDITCNGYEIASGGIRNHKPEAMVKAFEIAGYGEKDVVERFGGMYRAFQYGAPPHGGMAAGVDRIVMLLCGTTNLREISLFPMNQQAVDLLMGAPSEVTTKQLRELHIRLNLPDKG, from the coding sequence ATGCATCGCTACCGGTCACATACATGCGGCGCGCTCCGTGAGAGCGACATCGGGCAGATCGCTCGTCTTTCCGGCTGGTGCCATCGCATCCGCGACCATGGCGGCGTGCTGTTCATCGATTTGCGCGACCATTATGGCATCACCCAATGCGTCGCCGACCCGGACTCGCCGGCGTTCAAGGAAGTGGAAAAGTTCCGCTCGGAATGGGTGGTGCGGATCGACGGCAAGGTGCGCCGCCGTCCCGAGGGGACCGACAACCCGGAACTGCCGACCGGCAAGGTCGAAGTTTACGTCAGCGAGATCGAGGTGCTGGGACCTGCCGGCGAGCTGCCGCTGCCGGTATTCGGCGAGCAGGAATATCCTGAGGACATCAGGCTCAAATACCGCTTCCTCGACCTCCGTCGCGAGAAGCTGCACCAGAACATCATGACGCGCGGCGCGATCGTGGATTCGATGCGCCGGCGTATGAAGGAACAGGGGTTCTTCGAGTTCCAGACCCCGATCCTGACGGCGTCATCCCCGGAGGGCGCGCGCGACTTCCTGGTGCCGTCGCGCATCCATCCCGGCAAGTTCTATGCGCTGCCGCAGGCGCCGCAGCAGTACAAGCAGCTCCTGATGATGTCGGGCTTCGACCGCTACTTCCAGATCGCGCCGTGCTTCCGCGACGAGGACCCACGCGCCGACCGCCTGCCGGGCGAGTTCTATCAGCTCGATGTCGAGATGAGCTTCGTCACGCAGGAGGACGTGTTTGCGGCGATGGAGCCGGTTGTCACCGGTGTGTTCGAGGAGTTTGCCAAGGGCAAGCCGGTGACCAAGGGGTGGCCGCGGATTCCGTTTGCGGAAGCCCTGCGCAAATACGGCACCGACAAGCCGGACCTGCGCAACCCGATTCAGATGCAGGACGTCTCCGAACACTTCCGCGGCTCCGGCTTCAAGGTGTTCGCGCGGATGCTGGAAGATCCCAAGAACCAGGTCTGGGCGATCCCCGGGCCCACCGGCGGAAGTCGCGCGTTCTGCGACCGCATGAACTCGTGGGCGCAGGGCGAAGGCCAGCCCGGCCTCGGCTACATCATGTGGCGCGAGGGCGGCGAGGGCGCGGGTCCGCTCGCCAACAACATCGGCGCGGAACGGACGGCGGCAATCCGCGACCAGCTCGGCCTGAAGGAGGGCGATGCCGCCTTCTTCGTCGCTGGCGATCCGGAAAAATTCTGGAAGTTCTCAGGCCTCGCCCGCACCAAGGTGGCCGAGGAATTGAACCTGATCGACAAGGACAAGTTCGAACTCGCCTGGATCGTCGACTTCCCGATGTACGAGTACAACGAGGAAGACAAGAAGGTCGACTTCTCGCACAACCCGTTCTCGATGCCGCAAGGTGGACTGGACGCGCTCAACGGGCAGGACCCGCTGACCATCAAGGCGTTCCAGTACGACATCACCTGCAACGGCTACGAGATCGCCTCGGGCGGCATCCGCAACCACAAGCCGGAAGCCATGGTGAAGGCGTTCGAGATCGCGGGCTATGGCGAGAAGGACGTCGTCGAGCGTTTCGGCGGCATGTATCGCGCATTCCAGTACGGCGCCCCGCCGCATGGCGGCATGGCGGCCGGCGTCGACCGCATCGTAATGCTGCTGTGCGGCACCACGAACCTGCGCGAAATCTCGCTGTTCCCGATGAACCAGCAGGCCGTGGACCTCCTGATGGGTGCGCCATCGGAGGTCACGACCAAGCAGCTCCGCGAGCTCCACATCCGGCTTAACCTGCCGGATAAGGGGTAG
- a CDS encoding NADP-dependent malic enzyme produces the protein MSSYSEDLRSAALAYHRLPRPGKLEIQATKPLANQRDLALAYSPGVAAACTEIANNPAEAASLTSRANLVAVVSNGTAVLGLGNIGPLASKPVMEGKAVLFKKFAGIDVFDIEIAADTIERVVETVAALEPTFGGINLEDIKGPECFEIEAQLKERMKIPVFHDDQHGTAIIVGAAIVNGLLLNGKKLPDVKIVCSGAGAAAIACLNLLVSMGAQRKNIWVCDIDGVVHEGRNTLMDRWKAVYAQKTSARVLADVIGGADIFLGLSAPNVLTPDMVKSMADQPLVMALANPVPEIMPDEARKARPDAMICTGRSDFPNQVNNVLCFPFIFRGALDVGATGINEEMKHAAVDAIAQLARDPPSDAVAQGFDSGETQGFGPGSLIPSPFDPRLILRIAPAVARAAMESGVATRPITNFEEYTALLERFAFRSGLVMKPVFAKAKTQPVRVIYAEGEDQRVLRATQVVLEEKLARPILVGRPSVVEARIKRFGLSIKAGQDFDLVNPEDDPRYRSYVQTYIDVAGRRGVTPEAARTVVRTNNTVIAALAVVRGEADAMICGVEGRYMSHLRHVREIIGFLPGVSDFAALAMMITTKGSYFIADTQVRPNPSAEELAEVASLAATHVQRFNMKPRVAFVSHSDFGSYDTESSRKMRRATTLLKEKHPELEADGEMQGDTALSAAARKLVLPHSNLEGDANILIMPNLDTANVAYQMIKTLADALPVGPILIGPARPAHILTPGVTARGVLNMTAVAAVEAQERAGRQQPTLFG, from the coding sequence ATGTCGTCCTATTCTGAAGATCTGCGTTCTGCGGCGCTGGCGTATCATCGGCTGCCGCGGCCCGGTAAACTCGAAATACAGGCGACCAAGCCGCTCGCCAACCAGCGCGACCTCGCGCTGGCCTATTCGCCGGGCGTGGCGGCGGCCTGCACCGAGATCGCCAACAATCCGGCCGAAGCGGCGTCGCTGACCTCCCGCGCCAATCTGGTCGCCGTGGTCTCCAACGGTACCGCGGTATTAGGGCTCGGCAACATCGGTCCCCTGGCCTCCAAGCCCGTGATGGAAGGCAAGGCGGTCCTGTTCAAGAAATTCGCCGGGATCGACGTGTTCGACATCGAGATCGCCGCCGACACCATCGAGCGCGTGGTCGAAACGGTGGCGGCGCTGGAGCCGACCTTCGGCGGCATCAATCTCGAGGACATCAAGGGACCGGAATGTTTTGAGATCGAGGCGCAGCTCAAGGAGCGCATGAAGATCCCGGTGTTCCACGACGACCAGCATGGCACAGCCATCATTGTGGGAGCCGCCATCGTCAACGGGCTGTTGTTGAACGGCAAGAAATTGCCCGATGTGAAGATCGTCTGCTCCGGCGCCGGTGCTGCGGCGATCGCGTGCCTCAATCTGCTGGTGTCGATGGGCGCACAGCGCAAGAACATCTGGGTCTGCGACATCGACGGCGTCGTGCATGAGGGGCGCAACACGCTGATGGACCGCTGGAAGGCGGTCTATGCGCAAAAAACCAGTGCGCGCGTGCTGGCGGACGTGATCGGCGGCGCGGATATTTTCTTAGGGCTGTCCGCGCCCAATGTGCTGACGCCTGACATGGTAAAGTCGATGGCGGACCAGCCGCTGGTGATGGCGTTGGCCAATCCAGTCCCGGAGATCATGCCGGACGAAGCCCGGAAGGCGCGCCCCGACGCGATGATCTGCACCGGGCGTTCCGACTTCCCGAACCAGGTGAACAACGTCCTGTGCTTTCCGTTCATCTTCCGCGGCGCGCTCGACGTCGGCGCCACCGGGATCAACGAGGAAATGAAACATGCCGCCGTCGACGCCATCGCGCAGCTCGCGCGCGATCCGCCGTCGGATGCGGTGGCGCAGGGCTTTGACAGCGGCGAGACGCAAGGTTTTGGCCCGGGCTCGTTGATCCCGAGCCCGTTCGATCCGCGGCTGATCCTGCGCATCGCGCCGGCAGTGGCGCGAGCCGCGATGGAATCCGGCGTGGCGACGCGCCCGATCACGAATTTCGAGGAATATACCGCGCTCCTGGAACGCTTCGCCTTCCGCTCCGGTCTCGTCATGAAGCCGGTGTTCGCCAAGGCCAAGACCCAGCCGGTCCGCGTGATCTATGCCGAGGGCGAGGACCAGCGCGTGCTGCGCGCGACGCAGGTCGTGCTGGAAGAGAAGCTGGCGCGGCCGATCCTGGTCGGGCGGCCCTCCGTGGTCGAAGCCAGGATCAAGCGGTTCGGTCTCTCGATCAAGGCCGGGCAGGATTTTGACCTCGTCAACCCGGAAGACGATCCGCGCTACCGCTCCTACGTGCAGACCTATATCGACGTGGCTGGAAGGCGCGGCGTCACGCCCGAGGCTGCGCGCACCGTGGTTCGCACCAACAACACCGTAATCGCCGCGCTCGCAGTGGTGCGCGGCGAGGCTGACGCCATGATCTGCGGCGTCGAAGGCCGCTATATGAGCCATCTGCGCCATGTTCGCGAGATCATCGGCTTCCTGCCCGGCGTCAGCGATTTCGCGGCGCTGGCGATGATGATCACCACCAAGGGTTCCTATTTCATTGCCGACACCCAGGTGCGTCCGAATCCGAGCGCCGAGGAGCTGGCGGAGGTGGCGTCGCTGGCGGCAACCCACGTCCAGCGGTTCAACATGAAGCCACGCGTCGCCTTCGTGTCACATTCCGACTTCGGCAGTTATGATACGGAATCCTCGCGCAAGATGCGCCGTGCCACCACGCTGTTGAAGGAAAAGCATCCGGAGCTCGAGGCCGACGGCGAGATGCAGGGCGATACCGCGCTCTCGGCTGCCGCGCGAAAGCTCGTGCTGCCGCATTCCAACCTGGAAGGCGATGCCAACATCCTGATCATGCCGAACCTCGACACCGCCAACGTCGCCTACCAGATGATCAAGACGCTGGCGGATGCGCTTCCCGTTGGTCCGATCCTGATCGGCCCGGCGCGCCCGGCGCACATCCTCACCCCGGGGGTGACGGCGCGCGGCGTCCTCAACATGACGGCGGTCGCCGCCGTCGAAGCCCAGGAGCGCGCCGGCCGCCAGCAGCCAACCTTGTTCGGGTAG
- a CDS encoding TRAP transporter substrate-binding protein codes for MLKGQSTHPASSNFHLIFKLWAETVEKMTAGRLKIETLPAGAIVPPFEVFDATSKNVLDVGMGPFGYILGRNTATIPMSHGPLYGMDGSDYWAWYYDGGGMKLLDEFYRDVLKLNVVGFPIPTDYPQGMGWFKKEINSLSDLKGLKYRIYGIGAETYGRLGVSVVTIPGGEIVPAMERGVIEGAEWINCEEDKKLGLHQVAKHYYTPGMHEPVTGGQLMINGDVWKKLTPDLQEIIKVASVYATTQRNFAFNRETAHACQDLIKAGVQMHRTPDEILRNFLDEWEKIQTEHAAKNPFYKKVIDSQKAYAEQIVPFKLSWFPPYNFAGEYYWKNKIYLTKK; via the coding sequence GTGCTGAAGGGTCAATCGACCCACCCCGCATCCTCGAACTTCCATCTCATCTTCAAGCTTTGGGCCGAGACCGTCGAAAAGATGACGGCCGGACGCCTCAAGATCGAGACGCTGCCGGCGGGAGCGATCGTGCCCCCGTTCGAGGTATTCGACGCCACTTCCAAGAACGTTCTCGATGTCGGCATGGGGCCGTTCGGCTACATCCTCGGCCGCAACACCGCGACGATACCGATGTCGCATGGTCCGCTGTACGGCATGGACGGCTCGGACTACTGGGCCTGGTACTATGACGGCGGCGGCATGAAGCTGCTCGACGAATTTTATCGCGACGTCCTCAAGCTCAACGTCGTCGGCTTCCCGATCCCGACCGATTACCCGCAGGGAATGGGCTGGTTCAAGAAGGAGATCAACAGCCTCAGCGATCTCAAGGGCCTGAAGTACCGGATTTACGGCATCGGCGCGGAGACCTACGGCAGGCTCGGCGTATCGGTCGTCACGATTCCCGGCGGCGAAATCGTGCCCGCGATGGAGCGTGGCGTGATCGAGGGCGCTGAATGGATCAACTGCGAGGAAGACAAGAAGCTCGGCCTGCATCAGGTGGCCAAGCACTACTACACGCCGGGCATGCACGAGCCCGTCACCGGTGGCCAGTTGATGATCAACGGTGACGTCTGGAAGAAGCTCACACCTGATCTGCAGGAGATCATCAAGGTGGCGAGCGTCTATGCCACGACGCAACGTAACTTCGCGTTTAATCGCGAGACGGCGCATGCTTGCCAGGACCTGATCAAGGCGGGCGTTCAGATGCATCGTACGCCCGACGAGATCCTGAGGAACTTCCTCGACGAGTGGGAGAAGATCCAGACCGAGCACGCGGCAAAGAACCCCTTCTACAAGAAGGTGATCGACAGCCAGAAGGCCTATGCCGAACAGATCGTGCCGTTCAAGCTCTCCTGGTTCCCGCCGTACAATTTCGCCGGCGAGTACTACTGGAAGAACAAGATCTACCTGACCAAGAAGTGA
- a CDS encoding DoxX family protein, giving the protein MPALVTFGRVLFAVLFMYTGATKLFAIQQTADFIASKVTIPALLAPYTSQLETMAGMPMPQLLAVGVGGFEILAGLMIAVNFAARFFAILLIFFVLATTFYFHDFWNQPAPENAKTLIEALKNLSIIGALFMIAGYGKGPRPNEPAYGDI; this is encoded by the coding sequence ATGCCAGCGTTAGTTACCTTCGGGCGAGTCCTGTTCGCCGTGCTCTTCATGTACACGGGAGCGACCAAGCTTTTCGCGATACAGCAGACGGCAGACTTCATCGCATCCAAGGTGACGATTCCGGCGCTGCTTGCGCCCTATACCTCGCAGCTCGAAACCATGGCGGGAATGCCGATGCCGCAATTGCTGGCGGTCGGCGTCGGCGGCTTTGAGATCCTCGCCGGCCTGATGATCGCGGTCAATTTCGCCGCGCGCTTCTTCGCAATCCTCCTGATCTTCTTCGTGCTCGCCACGACCTTCTACTTCCACGATTTCTGGAATCAGCCGGCGCCCGAAAATGCCAAGACGCTGATCGAGGCCCTTAAAAACCTGTCGATCATCGGTGCCCTGTTCATGATCGCGGGCTACGGCAAGGGTCCGCGGCCGAACGAGCCGGCCTACGGGGACATCTAA
- a CDS encoding polysaccharide deacetylase family protein — protein sequence MRIGAGVIFAGAVSLLASSAAWSQVPPAKGVTAPQAAAAPVPAPPPAPVSTRPPCNNPNALGIGRTVEIDTTGGPGFGFEHFKELDFLRDKEVVLTFDDGPWPVNTPAVLKTLAEECTTGIFFPIGKHATYYPEILRQVMAAGHSIGSHTWSHAALVNKKLNEQQRKDEIEKGFSAVKWALGGKAPAPFFRFPALQHPPEMVTYLGDRNIGIFSCDLDSFDFKASKAQTIIDTVMRKVEKNGKGIILMHDFQKHTAEALPELLKKLKAGGYKVVAMRAKTPVQTIAQYDEDIVKDLKLPTVSSRPVSSVVQTISE from the coding sequence ATGCGTATTGGGGCGGGGGTGATCTTTGCCGGCGCGGTTTCGCTGTTGGCATCAAGCGCGGCGTGGTCGCAGGTTCCACCAGCCAAGGGCGTGACCGCGCCTCAGGCAGCAGCGGCACCAGTTCCCGCTCCGCCGCCAGCGCCCGTCTCGACCCGTCCGCCCTGCAACAATCCGAACGCGCTCGGCATCGGCCGCACCGTCGAGATCGACACGACCGGCGGTCCCGGCTTCGGCTTCGAGCATTTCAAGGAGCTCGACTTCCTTCGCGACAAGGAGGTGGTGCTGACCTTTGACGACGGCCCGTGGCCGGTGAATACGCCTGCGGTCCTGAAGACGCTCGCGGAGGAATGCACCACCGGCATCTTCTTCCCGATCGGCAAGCACGCCACCTACTATCCCGAGATCCTCAGGCAGGTGATGGCGGCCGGCCATTCGATCGGATCGCACACCTGGTCGCATGCCGCGCTCGTCAACAAGAAGCTGAACGAGCAGCAGCGCAAGGACGAAATCGAAAAAGGCTTCAGCGCCGTGAAATGGGCACTCGGCGGCAAGGCGCCGGCGCCGTTCTTCCGCTTCCCCGCGCTGCAGCACCCGCCGGAGATGGTGACCTATCTCGGCGACCGCAACATCGGGATTTTCTCCTGCGACCTCGATTCCTTCGACTTCAAGGCGAGCAAGGCGCAGACGATCATCGACACCGTGATGCGCAAGGTCGAGAAGAACGGCAAAGGCATCATCCTGATGCACGACTTCCAGAAGCACACCGCCGAAGCCCTGCCCGAGCTTCTGAAGAAGCTGAAGGCCGGCGGCTACAAGGTGGTGGCGATGCGCGCCAAGACGCCGGTGCAGACCATCGCCCAGTATGACGAGGACATCGTCAAGGATCTGAAGCTGCCGACCGTGAGCTCGCGCCCGGTTTCCAGCGTCGTCCAGACGATCTCGGAATAG